A genomic segment from Anas platyrhynchos isolate ZD024472 breed Pekin duck chromosome 5, IASCAAS_PekinDuck_T2T, whole genome shotgun sequence encodes:
- the VASH1 gene encoding tubulinyl-Tyr carboxypeptidase 1, translating to MPMPGGGGAAARRPPGGEAAAAAPAPAPAPAPAREEEQEEEGEEDLRDGGVPFFVNRGGLPVDEPTWERMWRHVARIHPEGERVAQRIRGASDLPKIPIPSVPAFQPSTPIPERLEAVQRYIRELQYNHTGTQFFEIKKSRPLTGLMDLAKEMTKEALPIKCLEAVILGIYLTNNMTTLDRFPISFKTHFSGNYFRHIVLGVNFGGRYGALGISRREELMYKAPVFRTLSELIFDFEEAYRRCWHTLKKVKLGHCVSHDPHSVEQIEWKHSILDLDKLSREDFRKDLERHARDMRLKIGKGTGPPSPTKDRKKDVSSPQRGQASPHRRNSRGDRRPSGEKKPTDSKAMPDLNGYQIRV from the exons ATGCCGatgccggggggcggcggggccgccgccaGGCGCCCCCCGGGCGGcgaagcggcggcggcggctccggctccggctccggctccggctccggctcgggaggaggagcaggaggaggaaggcgaggAGGATCTGCGCGACGGCGGCGTGCCCTTCTTCGTCAACCGCGGCGGGCTGCCGGTGGACGAGCCCACCTGGGAGCGGATGTGGCGGCATGTGGCCAGGATCCACCCCGAGGGCGAGCGGGTGGCGCAGAGGATCCGCGGTGCCTCCGACCTGCCCAAG ATTCCCATACCGAGTGTGCCTGCGTTCCAGCCGTCCACCCCCATCCCTGAGCGCCTGGAAGCTGTACAGCGCTACATCAGGGAGCTTCA GTACAATCACACTGGGACACAATTCTTTGAGATTAAGAAGAGCAGACCTCTGACTGG GCTGATGGATCTGGCCAAAGAAATGACCAAAGAGGCCCTGCCAATCAAATGCCTGGAAGCTGTGATCCTGGGAAT TTACCTCACCAACAACATGACCACGCTGGACCGTTTCCCCATCAGCTTCAAAACCCACTTCTCAGGGAACTACTTCCGACACATTGTGCTGGGGGTGAACTTTGGGGGCCGCTATGGGGCACTGGGCATCAGCCGACGTGAGGAGCTCATGTACAAAGCACCCGTCTTCCGCACACTAAGCGAACTCATCTTTGACTTCGAGGAGGCGTATCGCCGCTGCTGGCACACGCTCAAAAAGGTGAAGCTGGGCCACTGTGTGTCCCACGACCCGCACAGCGTGGAGCAGATCGAATGGAAGCACTCCATCCTGGATCTGGACAAACTAAGCCGGGAAGACTTCCGCAAAGACCTTGAGAGGCATGCCCGTGACATGAGGCTGAAG ATTGGCAAAGGAACAGGGCCACCATCTCCTACcaaggacagaaagaaagatgtCTCCTCCCCACAAAGAGGTCAGGCCAGTCCGCATCGGCGCAACAGCCGCGGGGACCGACG GCCGTCTGGTGAGAAGAAGCCTACTGATTCCAAAGCCATGCCAGACCTCAACGGGTACCAAATCCGGGTGTGA